From one Nocardioides scoriae genomic stretch:
- a CDS encoding GlsB/YeaQ/YmgE family stress response membrane protein — protein sequence MFNIIGLLVVGLIIGAIARLLKPGRQALGIVGTLLLGVAGALIGGLVASFLGTGEIFELNIIGFIVAVIAAFLLIGVAEATVGKNKGAVNR from the coding sequence ATGTTCAACATCATCGGCCTGCTCGTCGTCGGGCTCATCATCGGCGCGATCGCACGGCTGCTCAAGCCCGGTCGTCAGGCCCTCGGCATCGTCGGCACGCTGCTGCTCGGCGTCGCCGGCGCACTCATCGGCGGACTCGTGGCCAGCTTCCTCGGCACGGGGGAGATCTTCGAGCTCAACATCATCGGCTTCATCGTCGCCGTGATCGCGGCCTTCTTGCTCATCGGCGTCGCCGAGGCGACCGTCGGCAAGAACAAGGGCGCCGTCAACCGCTGA
- a CDS encoding TerC family protein, producing the protein MTVPTWVWIATVVGILGMLLFDFVFHVRKAHVPTLREASIWSALYVGIAIVFGLGVLVFGGGTMGGEYFAGYITEKALSVDNLFVFLIIMGSFRVPREDQQKVLLFGIVFALIARTGFIFLGATLINQFAWVFYLFGLILIMTAGNMLKGEVSDEDSHEDQNFVVKIAQKFIRTSEEYDGDKLTTVVDGKKVLTPMVLVMVAIGGTDILFALDSIPAIFGLTQNTFIVFTATAFSLLGLRQLFFLIEGLLERLIYLSYGLAAILAFIGVKLIIHALHENNVPFINNGEHVDVVEISTGLSLGVIIGVLVITVVASLTSKKGRAKTAMGNAKRHARDYMDLGYTQDEGERERIYGLLVGEVEQIRAQGEKGKALAREDDKLMELFEQAKARHAETVGEESASRI; encoded by the coding sequence ATGACCGTTCCCACGTGGGTCTGGATCGCGACCGTCGTCGGCATCCTCGGGATGCTGCTGTTCGACTTCGTCTTCCACGTGCGCAAGGCCCACGTGCCGACGCTGCGCGAGGCGTCGATCTGGTCGGCGCTCTACGTCGGCATCGCGATCGTGTTCGGCCTCGGCGTCCTGGTCTTCGGGGGCGGCACGATGGGCGGGGAGTACTTCGCGGGCTACATCACCGAGAAGGCGCTCTCGGTCGACAACCTGTTCGTCTTCCTCATCATCATGGGCAGCTTCCGGGTGCCCCGCGAGGACCAGCAGAAGGTGCTGCTGTTCGGCATCGTGTTCGCGCTGATCGCCCGGACCGGCTTCATCTTCCTGGGCGCCACCTTGATCAACCAGTTCGCGTGGGTGTTCTACCTGTTCGGCCTGATCCTCATCATGACCGCCGGCAACATGCTCAAGGGCGAGGTCAGCGACGAGGACAGCCACGAGGACCAGAACTTCGTGGTCAAGATCGCCCAGAAGTTCATCCGCACCTCCGAGGAGTACGACGGCGACAAGCTCACCACGGTCGTCGACGGCAAGAAGGTCCTCACCCCGATGGTGCTGGTGATGGTGGCCATCGGCGGCACCGACATCCTCTTCGCGCTCGACTCGATCCCCGCGATCTTCGGCCTCACCCAGAACACCTTCATCGTGTTCACCGCGACGGCGTTCTCGCTGCTCGGCCTGCGCCAGCTGTTCTTCCTCATCGAGGGCCTGCTCGAGCGCCTGATCTACCTGTCCTACGGCCTCGCCGCGATCCTGGCCTTCATCGGCGTCAAGCTGATCATCCACGCGCTCCACGAGAACAACGTGCCGTTCATCAACAACGGCGAGCACGTCGACGTCGTGGAGATCAGCACCGGCCTCTCGCTGGGCGTCATCATCGGCGTCCTGGTGATCACCGTGGTGGCCTCGCTGACCTCGAAGAAGGGCCGGGCGAAGACCGCGATGGGCAACGCCAAGCGCCACGCCCGCGACTACATGGACCTCGGCTACACCCAGGACGAGGGCGAGCGCGAGCGCATCTACGGCCTGCTGGTCGGCGAGGTCGAGCAGATCCGGGCGCAGGGCGAGAAGGGCAAGGCGCTGGCCCGCGAGGACGACAAGCTGATGGAGCTCTTCGAGCAGGCCAAGGCCCGCCACGCGGAGACCGTCGGCGAGGAGTCCGCGTCGCGGATCTAG
- a CDS encoding VOC family protein, which yields MAIVTSNGYAHVRITVTDIERSAAFYDQVFGWPRAIDTSDSVDQPGVTEDPQRFYGGVVYQTPQGTLFGLRPVGSDGFDSTRTGLDHVSFTVESREDLEAAAKGFDEQGIAHGEVIDLTDAGLAILSFQDPDDINIELTAPLS from the coding sequence ATGGCAATCGTCACGAGCAACGGCTACGCCCACGTCCGCATCACCGTCACCGACATCGAGCGCTCGGCGGCCTTCTACGACCAGGTCTTCGGCTGGCCCCGCGCCATCGACACGTCGGACTCGGTCGACCAGCCGGGGGTCACCGAGGACCCGCAGCGGTTCTACGGCGGGGTGGTCTACCAGACTCCCCAGGGCACGCTCTTCGGCCTGCGTCCCGTCGGCTCCGACGGCTTCGACTCCACCCGCACGGGCCTGGACCACGTCAGCTTCACCGTCGAGAGCCGCGAGGACCTCGAGGCGGCCGCGAAGGGCTTCGACGAGCAGGGCATCGCCCACGGCGAGGTCATCGACCTCACCGACGCCGGCCTGGCGATCCTGTCCTTCCAGGACCCCGACGACATCAACATCGAGCTCACCGCGCCGCTTTCCTGA
- a CDS encoding fused MFS/spermidine synthase, translated as MSDAGPTSSTTGRASAPLAGWAAGALVFGSSAAVLVVELVALRLLAPYLGLTLETSTLVIGVALAAIALGSWLGGRSADVVLPRRAIAPLLSVSGAAVALTPFVVRGAGALGDGSLLLLAAGLCIIVPGALLSAVTPMVTKLVLTDLHETGSVVGRLSGIGTAGAIVGTVVTGFVLISRVPVSWIMVGLGVVLLLAAVVVEVGVRRRPPVQPLVLVLLGGLGAVVAPGSCDAETTYHCAQVVEDPDRPSGRLLVLDGLRHSYVDLDDPTHLEFGYTQALAGVVDGLLPGDEPLRAYHLGGGGLTFPRYLAATRPGTTSVVSEIDPGVLRVDAERLGARTGPDLEVRVEDGRRGVTRLPDASRDLVVGDAFGGVSVPWHLTTREAVAQVERVLTPTGVYAANLIDFAPLGFARAELATLRQVFDHVALAAEPDTLTRDGGGNLVAIASDRPLDLAAVEVGFETQGLDWDVIDGEALTRWIGDAQVLTDDDAPVDQLLTPHA; from the coding sequence GTGAGCGACGCCGGCCCGACCAGCAGCACGACGGGCCGCGCGAGCGCCCCCCTGGCCGGCTGGGCGGCGGGCGCGCTGGTCTTCGGCTCGTCGGCGGCCGTGCTTGTCGTCGAGCTGGTCGCGCTGCGCCTGCTGGCGCCGTACCTCGGGCTCACCCTCGAGACCAGCACGCTGGTCATCGGGGTCGCCCTGGCCGCGATCGCGCTGGGGTCCTGGCTCGGCGGACGCTCGGCCGACGTGGTGCTGCCCCGGCGCGCGATCGCGCCGCTGCTCTCGGTGAGCGGCGCCGCGGTCGCGCTGACGCCCTTCGTGGTCCGCGGGGCCGGAGCCCTCGGCGACGGCAGCCTGCTCCTGCTGGCCGCGGGGCTGTGCATCATCGTGCCCGGCGCGCTGCTCTCGGCGGTCACGCCGATGGTCACCAAGCTGGTGCTGACCGACCTGCACGAGACCGGCTCGGTGGTCGGGCGCCTCTCGGGCATCGGCACGGCCGGCGCCATCGTCGGCACCGTGGTGACCGGCTTCGTGCTGATCTCGCGGGTGCCGGTCAGCTGGATCATGGTGGGCCTCGGCGTGGTGCTGCTGCTGGCCGCGGTCGTGGTCGAGGTCGGCGTGCGCCGCCGCCCGCCGGTGCAGCCCCTCGTGCTGGTCCTGCTCGGCGGCCTCGGCGCGGTCGTGGCGCCCGGCAGCTGCGACGCGGAGACGACGTACCACTGCGCCCAGGTGGTCGAGGACCCCGACCGTCCGAGCGGCCGGCTGCTCGTCCTCGACGGGCTGCGGCACTCCTACGTCGACCTCGACGACCCGACCCACCTCGAGTTCGGCTACACCCAGGCGCTCGCGGGGGTGGTCGACGGCCTGCTGCCCGGGGACGAGCCGCTGCGCGCCTACCACCTCGGCGGCGGTGGGCTGACCTTCCCGCGCTACCTGGCCGCGACCCGCCCGGGCACCACCAGCGTGGTCTCCGAGATCGACCCCGGCGTGCTGCGCGTCGACGCCGAGCGCCTCGGCGCACGCACCGGCCCCGACCTCGAGGTGCGGGTCGAGGACGGCCGCCGCGGCGTCACCCGGCTGCCCGACGCGAGCCGCGACCTCGTGGTCGGCGACGCCTTCGGCGGCGTCAGCGTGCCGTGGCACCTCACCACCCGCGAGGCGGTGGCCCAGGTGGAGCGCGTGCTCACGCCGACCGGGGTGTACGCCGCCAACCTCATCGACTTCGCGCCCCTCGGCTTCGCCCGCGCCGAGCTGGCCACCCTGCGCCAGGTCTTCGACCACGTCGCGCTGGCCGCCGAGCCGGACACCCTGACCCGTGACGGGGGCGGCAACCTGGTGGCGATCGCCTCCGACCGACCGCTGGACCTGGCGGCCGTCGAGGTGGGCTTCGAGACCCAGGGCCTCGACTGGGACGTCATCGACGGCGAGGCGCTGACCCGCTGGATCGGCGACGCCCAGGTGCTGACCGACGACGACGCGCCGGTCGACCAGCTCCTCACGCCGCACGCATGA
- the dnaB gene encoding replicative DNA helicase, translated as MPPQDLHAEQSVIGSMLMSKDAIGDVNEEIGGGDFYKPAHEMIYDVIVDLYGRGEPADPVTVKAELERRGQLDKVGGATYLFTLEASVPIAANAGYYASIVREKSILRKLVDAGTRIAQMGYAGEGEIDTVVDVAQQEIYAIGEKRQQEDYAPLSAIMESTLDEIEAISNNDGTANGVPTGFAELDELCNGFSGGQMVIVAARPAMGKSTLALDFCRAASIHNNLTSCFFSLEMSKSEITMRLLSAEAKIPLNHIRKGPMTEDDWAKLVPKMGQVSGAPMFIDDSPNMTMMEIRAKARRLKQRHDLKLIVIDYLQLMTSGKKVESRQVEVSEFSRQIKLLAKELDVPVIALSQLNRGPEQRADKRPMMSDLRESGSIEQDADIVMLLHREDAYEKESPRAGEADIIVAKHRNGPTRDVVVSFQGHYSRFVDMAH; from the coding sequence ATGCCCCCGCAGGACCTCCACGCCGAGCAGAGCGTCATCGGCTCGATGCTGATGTCGAAGGACGCCATCGGCGACGTCAACGAGGAGATCGGCGGCGGCGACTTCTACAAGCCGGCGCACGAGATGATCTACGACGTCATCGTCGACCTCTACGGCCGCGGGGAGCCGGCCGACCCGGTGACCGTCAAGGCCGAGCTCGAGCGGCGCGGCCAGCTCGACAAGGTGGGCGGCGCGACCTACCTGTTCACCCTCGAGGCCAGCGTCCCGATCGCGGCCAACGCCGGCTACTACGCCTCGATCGTGCGCGAGAAGTCGATCCTGCGGAAGCTGGTCGACGCCGGCACCCGGATCGCGCAGATGGGCTACGCCGGCGAGGGCGAGATCGACACCGTCGTCGACGTCGCCCAGCAGGAGATCTACGCCATCGGCGAGAAGCGGCAGCAGGAGGACTACGCGCCGCTCTCGGCGATCATGGAGTCCACGCTCGACGAGATCGAGGCGATCTCCAACAACGACGGCACCGCCAACGGCGTCCCGACCGGCTTCGCCGAGCTCGACGAGCTGTGCAACGGCTTCTCCGGCGGCCAGATGGTGATCGTGGCCGCGCGTCCTGCCATGGGCAAGTCGACGCTGGCCCTCGACTTCTGCCGCGCCGCGTCGATCCACAACAACCTCACCAGCTGCTTCTTCAGCCTGGAGATGTCCAAGAGCGAGATCACGATGCGGCTGCTCTCGGCCGAGGCGAAGATCCCGCTCAACCACATCCGCAAGGGCCCCATGACCGAGGACGACTGGGCCAAGCTGGTGCCCAAGATGGGCCAGGTGTCGGGCGCCCCGATGTTCATCGACGACAGCCCCAACATGACGATGATGGAGATCCGGGCCAAGGCGCGGCGCCTCAAGCAGCGCCACGACCTCAAGCTGATCGTCATCGACTACCTGCAGCTGATGACCTCGGGCAAGAAGGTCGAGTCCCGACAGGTGGAGGTCTCGGAGTTCTCCCGGCAGATCAAGCTGCTGGCCAAGGAGCTCGACGTCCCCGTGATCGCCCTCTCGCAGCTCAACCGTGGTCCCGAGCAGCGCGCCGACAAGCGCCCGATGATGTCCGACCTGCGCGAGTCCGGCTCGATCGAGCAGGACGCCGACATCGTGATGCTGCTCCACCGCGAGGACGCCTACGAGAAGGAGTCACCGCGCGCCGGCGAGGCCGACATCATCGTGGCCAAGCACCGCAACGGCCCCACGCGCGACGTCGTGGTGTCCTTCCAGGGCCACTACTCCCGCTTCGTGGACATGGCTCACTGA
- a CDS encoding dihydrofolate reductase family protein: MSLTRVHNFSVSLDGFATGEPQSREAPFGHAGGRLHEWMMATRSWRELAGLPAADVAAGTTGVDHAFADRFAPGIGAEVMGAHKFGPPGWQDDPGWTGWWGPNPPFHTPTFVLTHHPREPLEMEGGTTFHFLDASPEEALRRAREAAHGLDVRIGGGPSVVRDFLAAGLVDHLHVVVVPILLGRGTRLWDGLEGLESGYAVQATASPSGVTHVTFERQ; this comes from the coding sequence ATGTCGCTGACCCGGGTCCACAACTTCTCCGTCTCCCTCGACGGCTTCGCGACGGGCGAGCCGCAGAGCCGGGAGGCGCCCTTCGGTCATGCCGGGGGCCGGCTGCACGAGTGGATGATGGCGACCCGGTCGTGGCGGGAGCTGGCGGGGCTGCCTGCCGCGGACGTGGCGGCGGGGACGACCGGCGTCGACCACGCGTTCGCCGACCGGTTCGCGCCCGGGATCGGGGCCGAGGTGATGGGCGCCCACAAGTTCGGACCGCCCGGGTGGCAGGACGACCCCGGCTGGACGGGGTGGTGGGGTCCGAACCCGCCGTTCCACACCCCGACCTTCGTGCTGACCCACCACCCGCGCGAGCCGCTGGAGATGGAGGGCGGCACCACCTTCCACTTCCTCGACGCCTCGCCCGAGGAGGCGCTGCGCCGCGCGCGGGAGGCCGCCCACGGGCTCGACGTCCGGATCGGCGGCGGCCCCAGCGTGGTCCGCGACTTCCTGGCCGCCGGACTGGTCGACCACCTCCACGTCGTGGTGGTCCCGATCCTGCTGGGCCGCGGCACCCGGCTGTGGGACGGGCTCGAGGGCCTCGAGAGCGGGTACGCCGTCCAGGCCACCGCGTCGCCGAGCGGCGTCACCCACGTGACGTTCGAGCGTCAGTGA